A single Musa acuminata AAA Group cultivar baxijiao chromosome BXJ2-1, Cavendish_Baxijiao_AAA, whole genome shotgun sequence DNA region contains:
- the LOC135598905 gene encoding uncharacterized protein At1g01500-like isoform X3, translated as MKKQNKKWSMNCLSVVSASTSFLKNKQITSAEMNLPTFEVKVMLDSMPEDDTTEWKKEMDTEDALQLSEDRGHKQETDLDIDYGDIYMRAEFLEEDCELSWFNAGVRVGVWIGLGICLGIGNQCWFVGLHLSSHHLKLQEAAHPMLGRKLS; from the exons ATGAAGAAACAGAACAAGAAATGGAGCATGAATTGTCTATCTGTAGTCTCAGCCAGTACGAGCTTTCTGAAAAATAAGCAAATTACGAGTGCAGAGATGAATTTGCCTACATTTGAG GTGAAGGTTATGCTGGATTCCATGCCGGAGGATGACACAACAGAATGGAAGAAAGAAATGGATACTGAGGATGCTTTGCAG TTATCAGAAGATCGAGGCCACAAACAAGAAACTGATTTGGACATTGACTATGGCGACATATACATGAGAGCTGAGTTTCTGGAAGAAGACTGTGAACTTTCATGGTTCAATGCTGGAGTGAGAGTAGGTGTGTGGATTGGTCTTGGTATTTGCCTTGGCATTGGGAATCAGTGTTGGTTTGTTGGTCTGCACCTATCAAGCCACCACCTGAAACTTCAAGAGGCGGCTCATCCGATGCTGGGACGAAAACTTTCATAG
- the LOC135598905 gene encoding uncharacterized protein At1g01500-like isoform X2: protein MKKQNKKWSMNCLSVVSASTSFLKNKQITSAEMNLPTFEHQVKVMLDSMPEDDTTEWKKEMDTEDALQLSEDRGHKQETDLDIDYGDIYMRAEFLEEDCELSWFNAGVRVGVWIGLGICLGIGNQCWFVGLHLSSHHLKLQEAAHPMLGRKLS from the exons ATGAAGAAACAGAACAAGAAATGGAGCATGAATTGTCTATCTGTAGTCTCAGCCAGTACGAGCTTTCTGAAAAATAAGCAAATTACGAGTGCAGAGATGAATTTGCCTACATTTGAG CATCAGGTGAAGGTTATGCTGGATTCCATGCCGGAGGATGACACAACAGAATGGAAGAAAGAAATGGATACTGAGGATGCTTTGCAG TTATCAGAAGATCGAGGCCACAAACAAGAAACTGATTTGGACATTGACTATGGCGACATATACATGAGAGCTGAGTTTCTGGAAGAAGACTGTGAACTTTCATGGTTCAATGCTGGAGTGAGAGTAGGTGTGTGGATTGGTCTTGGTATTTGCCTTGGCATTGGGAATCAGTGTTGGTTTGTTGGTCTGCACCTATCAAGCCACCACCTGAAACTTCAAGAGGCGGCTCATCCGATGCTGGGACGAAAACTTTCATAG
- the LOC135598905 gene encoding uncharacterized protein At1g01500-like isoform X1: MKKQNKKWSMNCLSVVSASTSFLKNKQITSAEMNLPTFEKHQVKVMLDSMPEDDTTEWKKEMDTEDALQLSEDRGHKQETDLDIDYGDIYMRAEFLEEDCELSWFNAGVRVGVWIGLGICLGIGNQCWFVGLHLSSHHLKLQEAAHPMLGRKLS; the protein is encoded by the exons ATGAAGAAACAGAACAAGAAATGGAGCATGAATTGTCTATCTGTAGTCTCAGCCAGTACGAGCTTTCTGAAAAATAAGCAAATTACGAGTGCAGAGATGAATTTGCCTACATTTGAG AAGCATCAGGTGAAGGTTATGCTGGATTCCATGCCGGAGGATGACACAACAGAATGGAAGAAAGAAATGGATACTGAGGATGCTTTGCAG TTATCAGAAGATCGAGGCCACAAACAAGAAACTGATTTGGACATTGACTATGGCGACATATACATGAGAGCTGAGTTTCTGGAAGAAGACTGTGAACTTTCATGGTTCAATGCTGGAGTGAGAGTAGGTGTGTGGATTGGTCTTGGTATTTGCCTTGGCATTGGGAATCAGTGTTGGTTTGTTGGTCTGCACCTATCAAGCCACCACCTGAAACTTCAAGAGGCGGCTCATCCGATGCTGGGACGAAAACTTTCATAG